The genomic window GTGCGCGGCATCGAGGGCGGCCGGGTCATGCTCGACGCCATCGCGATAGCGCCGCAGCGTGGCACTCGCATCATCGACCAACGTGCCTGCCTCTCCCACACGAGCGGCGAGGTCGTCGAGTGCGGGGTCGATACCGGCGAGACGTGCAAGCGCCGCCTGGGCGGCTGAGACCGCATCGAGCGCTCCGCCGTCACCGCGCAGAAGCCCGACGGCCTCAGAGGCGGCCTCGGCGAGCCGCTCGGCGTGCGTCCACGCAGGCAGACGCGCTTCGATCATCTCGTCCTCACCCGGGGCGGGAGCAACCTTGTCGACCTCATCGACGAGAAATCGCAGGCGGTCCGCGTCGTGCAGTGCTTCGGCGACAAGGCGCTCACGTTGCGCCAACGCCCCCACCGACTGCGCATAGGCCTCGAACGCCTCACGGTAGGTCGCACGTGCCGGTTCGCACGACTCGGGAGCCCACCGGTCGAGGAAGCCGATGTGGGTCGCTGTGGCGAGCAGCGCCTGATGCTCGTGTTGGCCGTGCAGGTCGACCAGGGGCCCGACGCGCTCTGCAAGCGCGCCCACCGTCGCCATCTCCCCGTCCACGACGCAGCGGCTGCGCCCGTCGGCGCTCACGCGACGCCTCACGATCAGATCACACCCCGAGGCCGTGAACGTGCCTTCCACGACGGCCTCGACCGCACCGGCGCGCACCGCTGAGGTGTCGGCTCGCTCGCCGACAAGCAGCTTGAGCGCTCCGAGCAAGACCGTCTTGCCCGCGCCGGTCTCGCCGGTCAGCACGGTCATCCCGCTGCCGAATCCGAGCCAGGCCTCCTCGATGAGCGCGAGGTCGCGAACATGGAGTTCTTCGAGCATCTAGCGACCCCCGAAGAACTCCTCGGCGACGGTCTCGTAGAAATCCCGACCGTCGAGTTTGGCCAACAGCACGTCGTGCTCCGCCCTAGAGACCACCAGCCGCTCCACCGCACGCCGACAGGGCATCGGGGCGCCGTCCACCGTGATACACGCGTCGGATCGCTGCGGGTCGGACAGCACGATCTCAACCGTCTCAGCCGCCTCGGTCACCAACGCTCGGCTGCGCAGCGTGTGCGCAGCGACCGGCACGATGACCATGCCGCCGAAACCGGGTGCCACCACAGGCCCGCCGGCAGAAAGGGCGTAGGCGGTCGAACCGGTGGCGGTTGCCACTATCACGCCGTCGCCAGACAGCCGCGCAACCTCGTGGCCGCCCACATGGATGTCGAACGCTATCACGCGGCGCGAGGTGCCCCTCGAGACGACCACCTCATTGAGCGCGCGATACGTTCCGGCGTTACGTCCGTCCATGATCACCTCGGCCTTGAGCGTGGTGCGTCTCTCGATCAAGACATCGCCCGCCAGGGTGGACAGAATCGCCTCGCGCATGCGCTCGGGCGTCGCTCCGGACAGGAATCCCAGCCGTCCGAACTTCACCCCGAGGATGGGCACGGCCACATCACCCACCAGGTGAACCGCCTTGAGAATGGTGCCGTCGCCGCCGAGGGCCACCACGAGCACGGGCTCGCCGATGTCGCGGCTGGCTATGCCGAATCCTTCGAGCCCGCACGCCTCGGCGTCCGCGGCGACCAGCGCCGGCTCGATGCCGTTAGCGCCGCACCAGGCCGCTATCTCGCCCGTCCCGCGGAGTGCGGATTCGTTCGTGATATCAGGTACGAGCAGGACGCGCACGCATGCCTCCCAGTGCCTCGTGGGCCGCTTCGACGACGGACTCCGCGGATACGTCCACCCGCTCGCCACCGAAGCTCGCCCATGTCAGGAACTCGATGTTACCTTGCGGCCCTGTCAGGGGCGAGAAGGTCAGCCCTCTGACCACGAGCCCGCCAGCCTCCAATGCCCGCACAACGTCGCTCAGGGCCTCCGTGTGTACCGCCGGATCCTTCACGACGCCTCGTTTTCCCACGTTCGACTTACCAGCTTCAAACTGCGGCTTAACCAGCATCACGAGATGGGCATCGGCGCCCATGAGCGCGAGCAGGCTCGGTAGTACGATCCGAAGCGATATGAACGACAGGTCCGCAACGACCACATCAAACGGTGCACCGAGCGCCGCAGGGTCAGCGGCGCGGATGTTCAGGCGCTCGAAGACGGTCACGCGGTCATCGCACCTCAGGGACCACGCCAACTGCCCGTAGCCGACGTCGACCGCAACCACCGATGCCGCACCAGCCTGCAGAAGACAGTCGGTGAAGCCACCGGTCGACGCACCGACATCGACCGCCCGCAACCCCGAGACATCCAGCGCGAACTCATCAAGAGCCGCTGCCAGTTTGTCTCCCCCGCGAGAGACGAATCGCCGACGCTGCGTTACTTCGATCGGCGCGTCCTCGTCTACCTGATCGCCCGCCTTGAGCACGATCTGCCCGGCTACGCGGACCTCGCCCGCCAAGACGGCAGCACGAGCCTGTTCGCGGGAGGCGAACAACCCCTGCTCAGCGAGCAGCGCGTCGATGCGCCGGCGCACCATCGGATCCCACCGTCGATTCGTTCGTGCCTGGCTGCGTGCCAGGCCGTTCGTTGAGCCGTCTGAGAACGCCATCACGGATTCCTTGGGGCGTGAGACCGACCTCTTCAAGGAGCAGACCCATCGCCCCGTGAGTGACGAAGCAGTCGGGGACGGCGATACGGAGCAGCGGCACCGCAAGGCCCATGTCGGCATACACTTCGGCGACCGCGGCACCGAACCCACCGCAGGCGGTGTTCTCTTCTGCCGTCACCACCAAGCGGTGACCGAGCGCGGCCTCCTTGGCTGCATCGCTATCAAGCGGCTTGACCCAGCGCATGTCGTACACGGACGCCGTGATGCCCTCCTCGGCGAGAAGCTCCGCTGCGGCCTCGGCGGCGCCGACCATCCGGCCTACCGCCAAGATGGCCACGTCCGTGCCCCGACGCCTGATCTCCGCACAGCCCGGCGTCCAGATCTGCGTCTCCGCGGGCAGACCGACACCGCTGCCCGCTCCGCGCGGGTAGCGGATGGCCACAGGGCCGTCCGCCGCAAGCGCGGTATGGAGTGCATGCGCAAGCTCCGCCTCATCGGAGGGCGCAAGCACCATCATGTTTGGAATGGACCTCAGGTACGTGAGGTCGAATACGCCATGGTGCGTGGGTCCGTCCTCCCCCACGAGTCCGGCCCGGTCCAGACAGAAGACCACATGCAGGTTCTGAAGCGATACGTCCATGATGAGTTGGTCGTACGCCCGCTGCATGAACGTCGAGTAGATGGCGACGACGGGGAGTCTGCCGCCCAGCGCCAGACCGGCGGCGAGGCCAACTGCGTGCTCCTCGGCTATGCCCACATCGAAGAACCGTGCGGGAAACTCGTCCGCGAACCGATCGAGTCCGGTGCCGGACGGCATCGCTGCGGTGATCGCCACGATCCGCTCCTCACGCCGGGCCTCTTCGACAAGCGCGCGCGAGAAGGCCTCGGTGAAGCTGATCGGCCCGCCCGAACCGTTCGCCTTACCGGTCTCGATCGAGAAGGGTCCGATGCCATGGAAGGCGTCGGGCTGATCCTCTGCGTGTTCGTAGCCCGCACCCTTGCGCGTCACCGCATGGATGATCACCGGTCCGTCGGTACGGGCTGCCGCCGCAACGGCTGATTCGACGGCCGCGACATCGTGCCCGTCAATCGGACCGACGTACTTGAGTCCCAGCTCTTCGAACAGCATGCCGGGGACCAACAACTGCTTCACGGATTCTTTGACCGCCTCGCCGGCATCGACCATAGCGCGCCCAAGCGGCATGGTTGACAGGCGAGACTCCACGCCATCACGAAGCCGCACGTAGCGCGGGTCCAGCCGCACCCGGGCCAGATAGCTCGCGAGCGCTCCCACGTTCTCAGATATCGACATCTCGTTGTCGTTGAGCACGATCACCATCCGTGCCCCGAGGTGTCCGATGTGGTTGAGGGCCTCAAACGCCATCCCGCCGGTCATCGAACCGTCGCCTATGACCACGAGCACGTTCTCGGCACCGCCTCGGGCATCCCGGGCGAGCGCCATGCCGAGCGCTACCGACAGCGAGTCTGAGGCGTGCCCCGCGTCGAAGGAGTCGAACGGCGACTCGTTGCGCTTAGGGAAACCGCACACTCCACCGTACTGGCGCAACGTCGAGAAGCGATCACGCCGCCCCGTCAGCAACTTGTGGACGTAACTCTGGTGGCCAACATCGAAGATCACACGATCGTCGGGGCAATCCAGCGCCCGGTGTATGCCCAAGGTGAGCTCAACGACTCCCAAGTTGGGTGCGAGGTGCCCGCCTGTCGATGAAACGGTGCTGATGAGTTCCGCTCTGATCTCGCTCGCCAGCTGGACAAGCTCGTCTGAGTCCAACCCCTTGACGTCACAGGGGGACTCGATGGTATCGAGCAGCCGGACGGGATTCACTTGGCTCAGTTCAGCTCCGTCGTCTCATCGTCGGCACCTGCGGCGGTTGGCGCACTATCGCCGTCAGCGGTCTCGTCGGCGGAGTCCGCGTCGTCGAGCTCGCTTGCGCTACCTGCGTCCTCCCAATCGGCGTGGTCGATCAGCTCGGTGCACTGGTTGGCGAGCTTGACGCCCTCTTCAAGCAGGTCGAGGCTCTTCTCGAGCGACGTGTCCTTCTTGCGGACCTGCGTCACGATCTCCTCGAGTCGGGCACGAGCCTGAGTGAAAGTGCGCGGTTCTTCAGTCATGCAACCCTCCCGGGGTGCCACTGCGCTCGGCGATTCGGCCAAGCACTCCATTGACGAACTTCGATGACTCGTCTCCCCCATAGACCTTCGCCAGTTCGACGGCCTCGTTGATGGCGACGCTGTGCGGAACGTCAGCCAGATAGCGCAGTTCATAGGTGGCGATGCGCAAGATGTTCTTGTCCACGAGCGGCATGCGCGAGACGGACCAGTGCTCGGAGGTCTCGCCGATCACGCTGTCGAGGTCACCCATGTGTTCTTCGACGCCCAGTGCGAGTTGCCTTGAGAATTCGTCGGGGACACCCTCTTCGAGAGTGTAGCTCTCGTCTGCGAGGATCTTCTCGATTCCATCACCGGTCACTTCGCGCTGATAGAGCATCTGCAAAGCCTGGATGCGTGCGCGATGGCGCTCGGTTCGTACCATGGCCTACTCGGAGAACACGAGGCCGTCGACGTACACGTCGACCGCCTCAACCGGGACCCCGACCTGACTGGCCAGCGCCTCTGCCACAGCCTGCTGCACACCCGCCGCCACCACGCGAAGATGCTCGCCGTACGTGATCTGGATGTGCACCGTCACCGTGAGAGCGTTGTCCTCGCCCACGGTCACATCGACTGCCCGCGACGAGCCCTTGCGCGCGCCCTTCTGGACGAGCCCGGCGATACCGGGTGCACCGACGCTCGCGACGCCATCGACCCCCTCGGTCGCGACGATGACGATCGTGTCCAAGACTCCCGGCGCTACGCCGAGCCCCTCAAGGCGAATCTCATCAGACATGGTGTCGCTCCTGGCAGACGCCGGTCATCCGGCGTTCATCTCGGTGTCAATGAAGTCAGTATAGACCTCGCCTCGCACGAACGCGGGGGTCTCGAGCACGCTCAGGTGGAACGGTATCGTCGTGGCGATTCCCGTGACGATGAACTCGTCTAGGGCGCGGTGCCCGCGCGCTATAGCCTCTTCGCGCGTTTCTCCCCACACGATGAGCTTTCCCAGGAGCGAATCGTAGTTCGGCGGAACCGTGTAGCCGGA from Coriobacteriia bacterium includes these protein-coding regions:
- the recN gene encoding DNA repair protein RecN, whose product is MLEELHVRDLALIEEAWLGFGSGMTVLTGETGAGKTVLLGALKLLVGERADTSAVRAGAVEAVVEGTFTASGCDLIVRRRVSADGRSRCVVDGEMATVGALAERVGPLVDLHGQHEHQALLATATHIGFLDRWAPESCEPARATYREAFEAYAQSVGALAQRERLVAEALHDADRLRFLVDEVDKVAPAPGEDEMIEARLPAWTHAERLAEAASEAVGLLRGDGGALDAVSAAQAALARLAGIDPALDDLAARVGEAGTLVDDASATLRRYRDGVEHDPAALDAAHVRLAALTSLKRRYGPTLGDVIDARERAAHGLAAVDAGEEALAEARALVERTGSTLKDAGGALDGVRRAAAPGFSEALGREAAELAMTGASFEIAFADLPWGQWNPEGPHTCEFLYSPAEGQPARSLARIASGGELSRVMLALKGVLGSADRVETLVFDEVDAGIGGATAISIGQRLARLARTHQVIVVTHLAQVAAFADAHLVVRKLAQDEGVATTVVPVEGEDRVAEIARMLSGAVSDASRMHAAELLAQAREA
- a CDS encoding NAD(+)/NADH kinase gives rise to the protein MRVLLVPDITNESALRGTGEIAAWCGANGIEPALVAADAEACGLEGFGIASRDIGEPVLVVALGGDGTILKAVHLVGDVAVPILGVKFGRLGFLSGATPERMREAILSTLAGDVLIERRTTLKAEVIMDGRNAGTYRALNEVVVSRGTSRRVIAFDIHVGGHEVARLSGDGVIVATATGSTAYALSAGGPVVAPGFGGMVIVPVAAHTLRSRALVTEAAETVEIVLSDPQRSDACITVDGAPMPCRRAVERLVVSRAEHDVLLAKLDGRDFYETVAEEFFGGR
- a CDS encoding TlyA family RNA methyltransferase, yielding MVRRRIDALLAEQGLFASREQARAAVLAGEVRVAGQIVLKAGDQVDEDAPIEVTQRRRFVSRGGDKLAAALDEFALDVSGLRAVDVGASTGGFTDCLLQAGAASVVAVDVGYGQLAWSLRCDDRVTVFERLNIRAADPAALGAPFDVVVADLSFISLRIVLPSLLALMGADAHLVMLVKPQFEAGKSNVGKRGVVKDPAVHTEALSDVVRALEAGGLVVRGLTFSPLTGPQGNIEFLTWASFGGERVDVSAESVVEAAHEALGGMRARPART
- the dxs gene encoding 1-deoxy-D-xylulose-5-phosphate synthase; the encoded protein is MNPVRLLDTIESPCDVKGLDSDELVQLASEIRAELISTVSSTGGHLAPNLGVVELTLGIHRALDCPDDRVIFDVGHQSYVHKLLTGRRDRFSTLRQYGGVCGFPKRNESPFDSFDAGHASDSLSVALGMALARDARGGAENVLVVIGDGSMTGGMAFEALNHIGHLGARMVIVLNDNEMSISENVGALASYLARVRLDPRYVRLRDGVESRLSTMPLGRAMVDAGEAVKESVKQLLVPGMLFEELGLKYVGPIDGHDVAAVESAVAAAARTDGPVIIHAVTRKGAGYEHAEDQPDAFHGIGPFSIETGKANGSGGPISFTEAFSRALVEEARREERIVAITAAMPSGTGLDRFADEFPARFFDVGIAEEHAVGLAAGLALGGRLPVVAIYSTFMQRAYDQLIMDVSLQNLHVVFCLDRAGLVGEDGPTHHGVFDLTYLRSIPNMMVLAPSDEAELAHALHTALAADGPVAIRYPRGAGSGVGLPAETQIWTPGCAEIRRRGTDVAILAVGRMVGAAEAAAELLAEEGITASVYDMRWVKPLDSDAAKEAALGHRLVVTAEENTACGGFGAAVAEVYADMGLAVPLLRIAVPDCFVTHGAMGLLLEEVGLTPQGIRDGVLRRLNERPGTQPGTNESTVGSDGAPAHRRAAR
- the xseB gene encoding exodeoxyribonuclease VII small subunit codes for the protein MTEEPRTFTQARARLEEIVTQVRKKDTSLEKSLDLLEEGVKLANQCTELIDHADWEDAGSASELDDADSADETADGDSAPTAAGADDETTELN
- the nusB gene encoding transcription antitermination factor NusB, whose translation is MVRTERHRARIQALQMLYQREVTGDGIEKILADESYTLEEGVPDEFSRQLALGVEEHMGDLDSVIGETSEHWSVSRMPLVDKNILRIATYELRYLADVPHSVAINEAVELAKVYGGDESSKFVNGVLGRIAERSGTPGGLHD
- a CDS encoding Asp23/Gls24 family envelope stress response protein encodes the protein MSDEIRLEGLGVAPGVLDTIVIVATEGVDGVASVGAPGIAGLVQKGARKGSSRAVDVTVGEDNALTVTVHIQITYGEHLRVVAAGVQQAVAEALASQVGVPVEAVDVYVDGLVFSE